The following nucleotide sequence is from Rhodospirillales bacterium.
ATATCACTGAAGGGGCCGACGGCTTCACTTAACAGAACGAGTTTTTTGATTTTGTCTTTGATTAGCTGCTTTTTGCTGAGCGTGATATACATTTCGACCATGCCGGTTTCGGGCTTGCATTCATAGTGAAAGTAGCGAACGGTTTCGCGATCAACATCAGTTTGCCCTTCTGTGAGTTTGATTTGCATGGTCGGGCTGAATTTAACTGTTTCCAGGCTTGCCGGTTCTTTGCTCAGGCAGCCGACAATGGTGCCGGGAGAAAAGATGAACAGGTTTATATCATCCGGGGAAGCATCCGGTTTGCGAAGTATTGTGAAATAATAAAAGTAGTTGGGGGTTAGATTGACGCCTTCCGTTTCTTCGGCTGTCAGGTCCGGTTTGTATTTATCATCAAAGGGGTTGATGACTTTAGGGCCTTCGTCTTTTTCACCATCGCCGCTGAAATCGAAGTCGAAATCAATTTCGTCGCTGTCGCTGTTGTTATCGTTATTGTAGTTTTTGACGTTATCATCGCGGTCAAAGCTTAGTTGAGCGTTGGCGTCAGGGGAAAATCCAGTGTGTAGGAAACACAGGAGCAGGGCAAGGGTGAGCAGTTTTTTCATGGTCTTTAATCCGATGGCTATCAGCAATTTTGAGCCTTTATCGTGCCAAGAATGCTTGAGGCAGGCAAGGGTTTCAGCAATCTGAATGCAGGTTCATCCACGACCTTTGTAGAATAAAGTTCTTGAGATGGGAGGATGTGATGCTTAGTCTGGCGACAGTTAATTACACTTAATCTTGGAGTTTATTTATGGCCCGACCATCTGGCAGAGCATTTGATGAAATGCGCGATGTTGAAATACTTCCACATGTGAACAAGCACGCAGAAGGCTCTTGCCTGATTAAATTTGGAGATACGCATGTGCTGTGTCTGGCTACGGCAGAGGAGCGTGTGCCGGGCTGGATGAAAGGCACGGGCACGGGCTGGGTAACGGGAGAATATGGCATGTTGCCACGTTCGACCGGCTTACGAATGGACCGGGAAGCTGCAAAAGGCAAGCAATCAGGACGGACGCAGGAAATTCAGCGTTTGATTGGCCGGGCGCTGCGTTCCGTCGTGGATTTTGAAAAGATGGGCGAGCGGCAGGTGCGCGTGGATTGTGATGTGTTGCAGGCTGACGGTGGAACGCGTACGGCGGCGATTACCGGCGGGTTTGTGGCAATGCATCTGGCGTTTCAGCATTGGGTGGAAACCGGCGCGATGGCTTCTGTACCGATTAACGATACAGTCTCGGCGGTTTCGTGCGGGATTTATGAAGGCGCGGGTATTTCGGATCTTGATTATGATGAGGATAGCGCAGCGCAAACGGATGCGAATTTCGTGATGACGGGTAGTGGCGGAATTGTCGAAATTCAAGGGACTGCGGAAAAAGAGCCGTTTAGTGAAGAAGAGTTTTTGAAATTGCTGGAATTGGCCAAGAAGGGGTGTGCAGAATTGACGGCGGTTCAGAAAGATGTTTTGGGGCTTTAGATCGTTTGTTCTTGCAGGCGAACGATTTTTGCGTTATGAAAATATTTTTTAGTTGGAGAAATGTTATGTTATTGAACTCAGATGAGACGAAAGAACTTTCTAATATGTCTATTGCTTTTTTAGCTGCTATGGCTATAGGAAATGAAGACGAAGCAAATAGTTTGTTAGTGAAAGATGTGGAGGGTGAAATTAGTCAAGCTGTTAAAAGAATAGGCTTTTTTGTTGGCTTTGGAGGGCATTCCCCGGCGGTTTTGCCCGTGGAATTACTAAAAGAGCTGGAAGGCGATTCCGTTGAATCTCTGATGAATTTTGGTAATGACTTTTCTCTTATGAGAGAGGAAGATCAGCGTTGTGTAAATAATTTAATAAGTTGTGCTCCTTGTTTTATGTCTTAGTTTTTAGTGTTCTCTTACTTTACTGTATGCTGCTGAGTTTCTATCCTGATTTTAGATTAGATTTATGTACGATGAGGAATGACAGTGGCACGTGAAATTTTATCTCTTGTTCTTGCAACGCATAATGCGGGTAAGGCGCGTGAGATTGCGGATTTGCTGGGGCCTTATATTTCGACATTTTACACTGCCGGGGAGTTGGGCTTGCCTGAACCGGAAGAAACGGAAAGTACGTTTGCCGGGAATGCACGGTTGAAGGCTTTGGCAGCGGCGAAGGCTTCAGGGAAGCCGGCGCTGGCGGATGATAGTGGTTTGAGCGTTACGGCGCTGGGCGGTGATCCGGGGATTTATTCGGCGCGCTGGGCGCAAAAACCGGATGGAACGCGCGATTTTAGCTATGCGATGAATAAGGTTGAAGAGGCTCTGGGGACGGCTGAGGACAGATCGGCAGCATTTGTTTGCGCACTTTGTTTGGCCTGGCCAG
It contains:
- the rph gene encoding ribonuclease PH, translating into MARPSGRAFDEMRDVEILPHVNKHAEGSCLIKFGDTHVLCLATAEERVPGWMKGTGTGWVTGEYGMLPRSTGLRMDREAAKGKQSGRTQEIQRLIGRALRSVVDFEKMGERQVRVDCDVLQADGGTRTAAITGGFVAMHLAFQHWVETGAMASVPINDTVSAVSCGIYEGAGISDLDYDEDSAAQTDANFVMTGSGGIVEIQGTAEKEPFSEEEFLKLLELAKKGCAELTAVQKDVLGL
- the rdgB gene encoding RdgB/HAM1 family non-canonical purine NTP pyrophosphatase: MTVAREILSLVLATHNAGKAREIADLLGPYISTFYTAGELGLPEPEETESTFAGNARLKALAAAKASGKPALADDSGLSVTALGGDPGIYSARWAQKPDGTRDFSYAMNKVEEALGTAEDRSAAFVCALCLAWPDGHVEIFEGRAEGHLEFPPRGTHGFGYDPIFVPQGQTITFAQMEPDQKHAMSHRADAFRQLVAATFEDEAV